A section of the Nitrospinaceae bacterium genome encodes:
- the rimK gene encoding putative alpha-L-glutamate ligase translates to MNICILSRGPKLYSTRRLVEAAKKHGHTVEVVDPLKCYVNITSHKPSVHYMERVLNEFDAIIPRIGASVTFFGTAILRQFEMTGVYPLNESVAIARSRDKLRSLQILAKKGIGLPVTGFAHSTKMTDDLIRLVGGAPLVVKLTEGTQGKGVILAETDKAAESVIGAFRELDAHFLVQEFIKEAGGADIRCFVIGEKVIASMMRQGKEGEFKSNLHRGGSAQKIKITPEERSTAVRSARAMGLNVAGVDLLRSKHGPLVMEVNSSPGLEGIETYTEIDVAGKIMEFIEKDARPWNTKTTGIG, encoded by the coding sequence ATGAATATTTGTATTTTATCCAGAGGTCCCAAACTATACTCCACCAGGAGGCTGGTCGAGGCGGCTAAAAAGCACGGACACACAGTGGAAGTGGTCGATCCTTTAAAATGTTATGTCAACATCACTTCGCACAAACCCTCGGTCCATTATATGGAACGGGTGCTCAACGAATTTGATGCAATCATTCCCCGAATCGGGGCTTCGGTCACTTTTTTCGGGACCGCCATTCTTCGTCAATTTGAAATGACCGGTGTGTATCCCCTGAATGAATCGGTGGCCATTGCGCGTTCACGCGATAAACTTCGCTCCTTGCAAATCCTGGCGAAGAAAGGCATCGGTCTTCCGGTAACCGGATTCGCGCATTCCACAAAAATGACTGACGATTTGATCCGGCTGGTAGGGGGAGCTCCCCTGGTGGTCAAGCTCACGGAAGGAACCCAGGGCAAGGGAGTCATTTTAGCGGAAACCGATAAAGCCGCGGAGAGTGTCATTGGGGCTTTCCGGGAACTCGACGCCCATTTTTTGGTGCAGGAGTTTATTAAAGAAGCCGGAGGCGCCGACATACGCTGTTTCGTCATTGGTGAAAAAGTCATTGCCAGCATGATGAGGCAAGGCAAGGAAGGAGAATTTAAATCCAATTTACACCGGGGAGGATCCGCGCAGAAAATAAAAATCACTCCCGAAGAACGCAGTACCGCCGTCCGGTCCGCCAGGGCGATGGGGTTGAATGTCGCCGGCGTGGACCTGCTCCGCTCAAAGCACGGACCTTTGGTCATGGAGGTGAACTCGTCACCTGGCCTCGAAGGCATTGAAACCTATACCGAAATTGATGTCGCCGGAAAAATCATGGAATTCATTGAAAAAGACGCGCGTCCATGGAACACCAAAACCACCGGAATAGGATGA
- a CDS encoding succinylglutamate desuccinylase, giving the protein MKKSAIKIGKVWVKPGERKNINISIANLYDGTDLSIPAEVVRGKSPGPTLFISAAIHGDEINGTEIIGRLLKRKALEKIKGTLIAIPVVNVYGFNTLSRYLPDRRDLNRSFPGSATGSLASRLANIFMKEIVKKCTHGIDLHTGAINRTNLPQIRAYIDDVETKRLAFDFGAPVILNSSFRDGSLREAARRRKIPILLFEGGEALRFDERIIQIGLKGCLSVLRSIGMLPKKNQIEQRREVFISGNSQWVRAPVSGLLRSLKGIGSHVEKGDKLGTIHDRFGKLHVEIRAEFDGIIIGQLKLPLVNEGDALYHIASFLNTRKVKKSIDLLGAEIFQSFYD; this is encoded by the coding sequence ATGAAAAAATCCGCCATCAAGATTGGTAAGGTCTGGGTCAAACCGGGAGAGCGAAAAAATATTAACATCAGTATCGCGAATCTCTATGACGGTACCGACCTTTCGATTCCTGCGGAAGTCGTGCGGGGAAAAAGCCCCGGTCCCACCCTTTTTATTTCCGCCGCCATCCACGGTGACGAAATCAACGGAACCGAAATCATCGGCAGACTTTTAAAAAGGAAAGCTCTCGAAAAAATTAAAGGGACTTTGATCGCCATTCCCGTGGTCAACGTTTACGGGTTCAACACCTTGTCCCGTTATTTGCCTGACCGCCGGGATCTCAACCGGTCGTTTCCAGGTTCTGCCACCGGCTCTCTGGCATCCCGCCTGGCGAATATTTTCATGAAGGAGATCGTAAAAAAATGCACCCACGGCATCGACCTTCACACCGGCGCCATCAATCGTACCAACCTGCCGCAAATCCGCGCATATATCGACGATGTCGAAACCAAGCGGCTGGCATTCGATTTCGGAGCTCCGGTCATCCTGAATTCCAGCTTTCGTGACGGTTCCTTAAGAGAAGCGGCGCGCAGACGGAAAATCCCTATCCTTCTTTTTGAAGGTGGAGAAGCCCTGCGTTTTGACGAAAGAATCATTCAAATCGGGTTGAAAGGTTGCCTCTCTGTGCTTAGATCCATTGGAATGCTGCCGAAAAAAAACCAGATCGAACAACGGCGCGAAGTATTTATTTCCGGGAACAGTCAATGGGTTCGGGCTCCGGTCAGCGGTCTCCTTCGTTCCTTAAAGGGAATTGGTTCTCATGTCGAAAAAGGCGACAAGTTGGGGACAATTCACGACCGCTTTGGAAAATTGCATGTCGAAATACGGGCGGAGTTCGATGGAATCATTATTGGGCAATTGAAACTACCATTGGTTAATGAAGGGGACGCTCTATACCATATTGCCTCCTTCCTGAATACACGCAAGGTCAAAAAGAGCATCGACCTTTTGGGAGCCGAAATCTTCCAATCCTTTTATGACTGA